From the genome of Carassius gibelio isolate Cgi1373 ecotype wild population from Czech Republic chromosome A16, carGib1.2-hapl.c, whole genome shotgun sequence, one region includes:
- the LOC128030412 gene encoding G protein-activated inward rectifier potassium channel 4-like isoform X2, which produces MSGFKGQDVEKQGIRLPKKWTDPNEKIPTDRTMVVRGVLGGGDASDPTGGPFRKRRQRYVEKDGKCNVHHGNVRETYRYLTDIFTTLVDLKWRFNLLVFTLVYTTTWVFFGFIWWLIAYTRGDLDHADDNEWTPCVNNLNGFVSAFLFSIETETTIGYGYRVITDKCPEGIILLLVQAILGSIVNAFMVGCMFVKISQPKKRAETLMFSSTAVISMRDSKLCLMFRVGDLRNSHIVEASIRAKLIRSKQTKEGEFIPLNQTDINVGFDTGDDRLFLVSPLIICHEINKNSPFWDISQEQLAREEFEIVVILEGMVEATGMTCQARSSYLNSEVLWGERFTPVLSLEEGFYEVDYDTFHHTYPAPTPSCSARELAELAKKGEAIPLPPISPPATLGEPPSPEEMTKAEEEEEESEDTVSNGDVNRMECVQE; this is translated from the exons ATGAGTGGTTTTAAGGGCCAGGATGTGGAAAAACAAGGCATCAGGCTGCCAAAAAAATGGACTGATCCCAATGAAAAA ATCCCCACAGACCGTACGATGGTTGTTAGGGGAGTTCTGGGAGGTGGTGATGCTTCCGATCCCACTGGGGGTCCGTTCAGAAAACGGCGTCAGCGCTATGTGGAAAAGGACGGCAAGTGCAACGTCCACCATGGAAACGTGCGGGAAACCTACCGTTACCTGACGGACATCTTCACCACACTTGTAGACTTAAAGTGGCGCTTCAATCTGCTGGTCTTCACGCTGGTCTACACCACCACCTGGGTGTTTTTTGGCTTCATCTGGTGGCTCATCGCCTACACCCGTGGAGATCTGGACCACGCTGATGACAATGAGTGGACGCCGTGTGTGAATAACCTCAATGGCTTCGTCTCTGCGTTCCTTTTTTCCATCGAGACTGAGACTACCATTGGTTATGGGTACCGCGTCATAACAGACAAATGCCCGGAGGGCATCATCTTGCTTCTGGTGCAGGCCATCTTGGGCTCCATCGTCAATGCCTTCATGGTGGGCTGCATGTTTGTCAAAATCTCACAGCCAAAGAAACGTGCTGAAACACTCATGTTTTCCAGCACAGCTGTGATATCCATGCGGGACAGCAAGTTGTGTTTGATGTTTCGTGTGGGGGACTTGCGTAACTCACACATAGTGGAGGCCTCCATCAGGGCCAAGCTCATCCGCTCTAAGCAGACAAAGGAAGGAGAGTTCATCCCCCTAAACCAGACGGACATCAACGTGGGTTTTGACACGGGGGACGATCGCCTGTTCCTGGTTTCGCCGCTGATTATTTGCCATGAGATCAACAAGAACAGCCCCTTCTGGGACATCTCTCAGGAGCAACTGGCACGAGAAGAGTTTGAAATAGTGGTCATTCTGGAAGGAATGGTGGAGGCCACAG GAATGACATGTCAAGCCCGAAGCTCGTACCTGAATTCAGAAGTGCTTTGGGGAGAACGTTTCACCCCTGTGCTCTCGCTGGAGGAGGGATTTTACGAGGTGGATTATGACACGTTCCACCACACCTACCCTGCACCAACCCCTTCCTGCTCCGCTCGCGAGCTAGCAGAACTGGCAAAGAAAGGGGAAGCTATACCTTTGCCCCCTATTTCACCTCCAGCAACCCTGGGAGAGCCCCCAAGCCCAGAGGAGATGACCaaggcagaagaagaagaagaagaatcagAAGACACTGTTAGCAATGGTGATGTGAACAGAATGGAGTGTGTGCAAGAATAA
- the LOC128030423 gene encoding rRNA 2'-O-methyltransferase fibrillarin, giving the protein MRPGFTPRGGGGRGGFGGRGGGRGGDRGGRGGFRGGRGGGGGGFRSPGGDGGFRGRGGGRGTPRGRGGFRGGKKVTVEPHRHEGVFICRGKEDALVTKNMVVGESVYGEKRISVEEGEAKIEYRAWNPFRSKLAAAILGGIDQIHIKPGAKVMYLGAASGTTVSHVSDIVGPEGLVYAVEFSHRSGRDLLNVAKKRTNIIPIIEDARHPHKYRMLVGMVDVIFADVAQPDQTRIVALNAHNFLKNGGHFVISIKANCIDSTAAPEAVFASEVKKMSAENMKPQEQLTLEPYERDHAVVVGIYRPPPKQKK; this is encoded by the exons ATGAGACCAG GATTCACCCCAAGAGGAGGTGGGGGTCGAGGAGGCTTCGGAGGAAGAGGAGGGGGAAGAGGAGGAGACCGAGGTGGAAGAGGAGGGTTTCGAGGAGGTAGAGGTGGTGGAG GCGGAGGATTCAGGTCCCCTGGCGGTGATGGTGGCTTCCGAGGACGAGGTGGCGGTCGGGGGACTCCTAGAGGCCGAGGAGGGTTCAGAGGGGGCAAAAAAGTGACCGTAGAGCCCCATAGACATGAAG GAGTTTTTATCTGCCGTGGTAAAGAGGACGCCCTGGTCACAAAGAACATGGTGGTTGGAGAGTCTGTGTATGGAGAGAAGAGAATAAGTGTTGAG GAAGGGGAAGCTAAAATAGAATATAGAGCATGGAACCCTTTCCGGTCGAAGCTTGCTGCAGCCATTTTAGGAGGTATTGACCAGATCCACATCAAGCCAGGAGCGAAGGTCATGTACCTAGGAGCCGCATCAGGAACTACTGTGTCCCATGTTTCTGACATTGTTGGACCG GAGGGGTTGGTGTATGCTGTCGAGTTCTCCCACAGATCAGGCAGAGACTTGCTGAATGTGGCCAAGAAGAGAACCAACATTATTCCCATCATTGAAGATGCACGACACCCGCACAAATACCGCATGCTTGTTG GTATGGTGGACGTTATCTTTGCTGATGTTGCTCAGCCTGACCAAACAAGAATCGTCGCCCTCAATGCACACAATTTCCTGAAGAATGGAGGACATTTTGTTATTTCCATCAAG GCCAACTGCATTGATTCAACAGCTGCTCCAGAGGCAGTGTTTGCATCAGAGGTTAAGAAGATGAGCGCTGAGAACATGAAACCTCAGGAGCAGCTGACACTGGAGCCGTATGAGAGGGATCACGCAGTTGTTGTGGGAATCTACAG accACCACCCAAGCAGAAGAAGTGA
- the LOC128030412 gene encoding G protein-activated inward rectifier potassium channel 4-like isoform X1, with protein sequence MCFLLTVGELQLLCWIRDNVCGFRAMSGFKGQDVEKQGIRLPKKWTDPNEKIPTDRTMVVRGVLGGGDASDPTGGPFRKRRQRYVEKDGKCNVHHGNVRETYRYLTDIFTTLVDLKWRFNLLVFTLVYTTTWVFFGFIWWLIAYTRGDLDHADDNEWTPCVNNLNGFVSAFLFSIETETTIGYGYRVITDKCPEGIILLLVQAILGSIVNAFMVGCMFVKISQPKKRAETLMFSSTAVISMRDSKLCLMFRVGDLRNSHIVEASIRAKLIRSKQTKEGEFIPLNQTDINVGFDTGDDRLFLVSPLIICHEINKNSPFWDISQEQLAREEFEIVVILEGMVEATGMTCQARSSYLNSEVLWGERFTPVLSLEEGFYEVDYDTFHHTYPAPTPSCSARELAELAKKGEAIPLPPISPPATLGEPPSPEEMTKAEEEEEESEDTVSNGDVNRMECVQE encoded by the exons ATGTGTTTTCTTCTAACAGTCGGAGAGCTCCAGCTACTGTGTTGGATCAGAGACAACGTCTGCGGCTTCCGGGCCATGAGTGGTTTTAAGGGCCAGGATGTGGAAAAACAAGGCATCAGGCTGCCAAAAAAATGGACTGATCCCAATGAAAAA ATCCCCACAGACCGTACGATGGTTGTTAGGGGAGTTCTGGGAGGTGGTGATGCTTCCGATCCCACTGGGGGTCCGTTCAGAAAACGGCGTCAGCGCTATGTGGAAAAGGACGGCAAGTGCAACGTCCACCATGGAAACGTGCGGGAAACCTACCGTTACCTGACGGACATCTTCACCACACTTGTAGACTTAAAGTGGCGCTTCAATCTGCTGGTCTTCACGCTGGTCTACACCACCACCTGGGTGTTTTTTGGCTTCATCTGGTGGCTCATCGCCTACACCCGTGGAGATCTGGACCACGCTGATGACAATGAGTGGACGCCGTGTGTGAATAACCTCAATGGCTTCGTCTCTGCGTTCCTTTTTTCCATCGAGACTGAGACTACCATTGGTTATGGGTACCGCGTCATAACAGACAAATGCCCGGAGGGCATCATCTTGCTTCTGGTGCAGGCCATCTTGGGCTCCATCGTCAATGCCTTCATGGTGGGCTGCATGTTTGTCAAAATCTCACAGCCAAAGAAACGTGCTGAAACACTCATGTTTTCCAGCACAGCTGTGATATCCATGCGGGACAGCAAGTTGTGTTTGATGTTTCGTGTGGGGGACTTGCGTAACTCACACATAGTGGAGGCCTCCATCAGGGCCAAGCTCATCCGCTCTAAGCAGACAAAGGAAGGAGAGTTCATCCCCCTAAACCAGACGGACATCAACGTGGGTTTTGACACGGGGGACGATCGCCTGTTCCTGGTTTCGCCGCTGATTATTTGCCATGAGATCAACAAGAACAGCCCCTTCTGGGACATCTCTCAGGAGCAACTGGCACGAGAAGAGTTTGAAATAGTGGTCATTCTGGAAGGAATGGTGGAGGCCACAG GAATGACATGTCAAGCCCGAAGCTCGTACCTGAATTCAGAAGTGCTTTGGGGAGAACGTTTCACCCCTGTGCTCTCGCTGGAGGAGGGATTTTACGAGGTGGATTATGACACGTTCCACCACACCTACCCTGCACCAACCCCTTCCTGCTCCGCTCGCGAGCTAGCAGAACTGGCAAAGAAAGGGGAAGCTATACCTTTGCCCCCTATTTCACCTCCAGCAACCCTGGGAGAGCCCCCAAGCCCAGAGGAGATGACCaaggcagaagaagaagaagaagaatcagAAGACACTGTTAGCAATGGTGATGTGAACAGAATGGAGTGTGTGCAAGAATAA